From Oreochromis aureus strain Israel breed Guangdong linkage group 4, ZZ_aureus, whole genome shotgun sequence, a single genomic window includes:
- the eef2kmt gene encoding protein-lysine N-methyltransferase EEF2KMT: protein MALSEQSSVQGSVREVLKEFQVSFFAMSLLPSFPWTFVEKDLQRSGSSALISQVLKQTCLHPLCRKFAPSVRYRRLFLSELIRRLEASGCEPLDELYDALAEVVGTEETTECYKNYLLPAGGAVSLMENIALISEGTTGLVTWEAALYLAEWALENQQVFAGRTVLELGSGAGLTGIAVCRSCSPKRFIFSDSHCRVLQKLRDNVQLNGLSEQTTPAVSVEKLDWTATSEEELREIGADVIIAADVVYDPDIAGSLAKLLSILMRCSSAEVLPQVFVCSTIRNLETYGGFKQQLETEGVGHEVIPGPVNHVFPYNRQSAIELIKLCR, encoded by the exons ATGGCGCTTTCAGAGCAGTCCTCAGTGCAGGGTTCAGTTAGAGAGGTTTTAAAGGAGTTCCAAGTGTCGTTTTTCGCTATGAGTCTGCTCCCTTCGTTTCCCTGGACT TTTGTAGAAAAAGACCTTCAGCGCAGCGGGTCATCAGCGCTCATTTCACAGGTGCTGAAACAG ACGTGTCTTCATCCCCTGTGCCGGAAGTTTGCACCTTCAGTCAGATACAGGAGGCTGTTTCTCTCCGAGCTCATCAGACGG CTGGAAGCTTCAGGCTGTGAACCTCTGGATGAGCTGTATGATGCTCTGGCTGAGGTGGTGGGCACTGAGGAGACCACGGAGTGCTACAAGAACTACCTGCTG CCTGCTGGTGGCGCTGTGAGCTTGATGGAGAACATTGCTCTGATCTCAGAGGGGACCACCGGGCTGGTGACGTGGGAGGCGGCTCTTTACCTGGCGGAGTGGGCTCTGGAGAACCAGCAGGTCTTTGCTGGCAG GACGGTGCTGGAGCTGGGCAGCGGCGCGGGGTTGACGGGTATCGCTGTCTGTCGGTCGTGCAGCCCAAAGCGATTCATCTTCAGCGACAGTCACTGCAGAGTGCTGCAGAAACTCAGAGACAACGTCCAGCTGAACGGGCTGAGCGAGCAGACGACCCCAGCGGTCAGCGTGGAGAAGCTGGACTGGACGGCAACCTCAGAGGAAGAGCTGAGGGAGATCGGGGCTGACGTCATCATCGCCGCAG ACGTGGTGTACGACCCTGACATCGCAGGAAGTCTGGCGAAGCTGCTGTCCATTCTCATGAGGTGTTCGTCTGCTGAGGTTCTCCCTCAGGTCTTCGTCTGCTCCACGATAAGGAACCTGGAGACGTACGGCGGCTTCAAACAGCAGCTTG aAACTGAAGGAGTCGGCCATGAAGTGATCCCAGGACCCGTCAACCATGTGTTTCCTTATAACAGACAGTCGGCTATAGAGCTCATCAAACTGTGCAGATGA
- the alg1 gene encoding chitobiosyldiphosphodolichol beta-mannosyltransferase: MAPRSSCRALLAVSLLVLALLAGLFAAHSAVRWPAVSLAIAVALLPLWGRSLRRRDEGTSRRVCVLVLGDIGRSPRMQYHALSLSKHGYHVTFVGFSETKPHGDVLSEEKITIVPIAEVKGVRVGPKVVTYVTKVMVQSLQLLRVLLTMELQEHVLMQNPPGLPSIAVTWFVCLLRGSRFIIDWHNYGYTIMALSHGPAHPVVRLAKWYEHFFGPLASHNLCVTNAMKDDLQKNWSIKATTLYDRPASVFRETPLRLQHELFVRLAAVYPQFRHMGSEEAERTIFSVRDLADSTVTLRAERPALLLSSTSWTEDEDFSILLTALEEYEGFIKGGASLPPLLCVITGKGPQKEHYMKLIDSLHLEHVKICTPWLEAEDYPLLLGSADLGVCLHKSSSGLDLPMKVVDMFGCCLPVCAIHFNCLDELVKHEENGLIFKDSAELAEQLKALLSDFPSSDGKLGTFRRNLRASRGQRWDDNWDQNVLPLITAPR, encoded by the exons ATGGCGCCGCGCAGCTCCTGCAGGGCTCTCCTGGCAGTTTCCCTGCTGGTTTTGGCGCTTTTAGCGGGACTTTTTGCGGCACACTCGGCTGTGCGGTGGCCCGCGGTGTCTCTGGCGATCGCTGTCGCGCTGCTGCCGCTGTGGGGCCGCAGCCTGCGGCGGCGGGACGAGGGGACCTCCCGGCGGGTCTGCGTGCTGGTGCTGGGGGACATCGGGCGCAGTCCTCGGATGCAGTATCACGCTTTATCCCTGAGTAAACACGGGTACCATGTGACCTTCGTGGGGTTTTCAG AAACCAAACCTCATGGAGACGTGCTGAGTGAGGAGAAGATCACCATAGTGCCCATCGCAGAGGTGAAAGGTGTCCGAG TTGGACCAAAAGTGGTCACGTATGTGACGAAGGTGATGGTTCAGTCCCTGCAGCTGCTGCGTGTCCTGCTGACGATGGAGCTGCAGGAGCATGTTCTGATGCAG AATCCTCCTGGGCTGCCCAGCATCGCAGTGACCTGGTTCGTGTGTTTGCTGCGTGGCAGCAGATTCATCATCGACTGGCACAACTACGGCTACACCATCATGGCGCTGAGCCACGGCCCGGCGCACCCCGTGGTCCGACTAGCAAAGTG GTACGAACACTTCTTCGGTCCTCTGGCATCTCACAACCTGTGCGTCACCAACGCCATGAAGGACGACTTGCAGAAAAACTGGAGCATCAA GGCGACGACTCTGTACGACCGGCCGGCCTCCGTCTTCAGAGAGACTCCGCTGAGGCTGCAGCACGAGCTCTTCGTGAGGCTCGCCGCCGTTTATCCTCAGTTCAGACACATGGG GTCTGAGGAGGCGGAGAGGACCATCTTCTCAGTTCGTGACCTCGCTGACAGCACCGTGACCTTGAGGGCGGAGCGACCGGCGCTGCTGCTCAGCAGCACCAGCTGGACAG agGACGAAGATTTCTCCATCCTGCTGACGGCCCTCGAAG AGTACGAAGGTTTCATAAAGGGAGGAGCTTCCTTACCACCTTTACTCTGCGTGATCACAG GTAAGGGTCCTCAGAAGGAACACTACATGAAGCTCATCGACTCCCTGCACCTGGAGCACGTGAAGATCTGCACCCCCTGGCTGGAGGCTGAAGATTACCCTCTGCTTTTAG GCTCAGCAGATCTGGGTGTTTGTCTCCACAAGTCGTCCAGCGGTCTGGATCTGCCCATGAAGGTGGTGGACATGTTTGGCTGCTGCCTCCCCGTCTGCGCCATCCACTTCAACTG TTTGGATGAGCTGGTGAAGCACGAGGAGAACGGGCTGATCTTCAAAGACTCTGCAGAGCTCGCCGAGCAGCTGAAG GCTCTCCTGTCAGATTTTCCCAGTTCAGACGGCAAACTGGGAACCTTCAGGAGGAACCTCCGCGCCAGCAGGGGACAGCGCTGGGATGACAACTGGGACCAGAACGTCCTTCCTCTAATCACTGCTCCGAGATAA
- the pigq gene encoding phosphatidylinositol N-acetylglucosaminyltransferase subunit Q, whose translation MVLKIFFPQCCNRAESGLLVGRWISGHDSAVVLAVIHYPFIPGQVKQYIQQMQAQSGVELTVLGSWSLPKEGQESMESFLRDLSTIFPQQRWLQVSRQMGKMGFICEVVNRNQNGQETQQEAKKQNEEEEEKVIFVHYEQRKVMLSQLHPTESGDPDPNTEPSSELKQVFQTVARSQPLFFLDRYDDGPLKSTHWQSEGREASIIVELLKQASVPLCVLISWLLALWTWICNIRIFSLYPLRFLSSKLSTCVQISYRTEHMRTLSSPKPAAGHKQFMRKGNILVSFLVDVGLGILLMSWLYRDDHIATLANMLMPAADHVAKELEELLQWLMGAPAGLKMNRALDQVLGRFFLYHIHLWISYIHLMSPFIEGILWYGGLSVCLGLTFALSLLSDMVALLTFHIYCFYVYGARLYCLKIYGLSSLWRLFRGKKWNVLRQRVDSCSYDVDQLFIGTLLFTILLFLLPTTALYYLVFTLLRLVVVLFQGILHLSVDFINSFPLFAMGLRIFRPYRLAEGVKFQVLCDEPGTALHLLMEINPLKCSTVVQTYRTPTYSCYPRDSWAALVKKLFVGELIYPWRHKSTKAD comes from the exons ATGGTGCTGAAGATTTTCTTCCCACAGTGCTGTAACCGGGCGGAGAGCGGGCTGCTGGTGGGCCGCTGGATCTCTGGTCATGACTCAGCCGTGGTGCTGGCGGTCATTCACTACCCCTTCATACCCGGGCAGGTCAAACAGTACATCCAGCAG ATGCAGGCCCAGAGCGGGGTGGAGCTGACGGTACTCGGCTCCTGGAGTTTACCTAAAGAGGGTCAGGAGAGCATGGAGAGCTTCCTCAGGGACCTCAGCACCATCTTCCCCCAGCAGCGCTGGCTCCAAGTCAGTCGCCAAATGGGAAAGATGGGCTTCATCTGTGAGGTCGTCAACCGGAACCAAA ATGGGCAAGAAACTCAGCAGGaagcaaaaaagcaaaatgaggaggaggaggagaaggtgaTCTTTGTCCACTATGAGCAGAGGAAGGTGATGCTGTCGCAGCTCCACCCCACTGAGAGCGGAGATCCTGACCCCAACACCGAGCCGTCGTCTGAGCTGAAACAG GTGTTCCAGACGGTGGCACGCAGCCAGCCTCTGTTCTTCCTGGATCGCTATGACGACGGGCCGCTGAAGTCGACACACTGGCAGTCTGAAGGCCGGGAGGCCAGCATCATCGTGGAGCTGCTTAAACAGGCCTCAGTGCCGCTGTGCGTGCTCATCAGCTGGCTGCTCGCCTTGTGGACGTGGATCTGTAACATCCG GATCTTCAGTCTTTACCCGCTGCGCTTCCTGTCCAGTAAACTGTCCACATGTGTCCAGATCAGCTACAGGACTGAACACATGAGGACGCTGAGCTCGCCCAAACCAGCCGCCGGGCACAAGCAGTTCATGAG GAAAGGCAACATCCTGGTGTCCTTCCTGGTGGACGTGGGGCTCGGCATCCTGCTCATGTCGTGGCTCTACAGAGACGACCACATCGCCACGCTGGCTAACATGCTGATGCCTGCAGCTGAT CATGTGGCTAAAGAGCTGGAGGAGCTGCTGCAGTGGCTGATGGGAGCTCCAGCCGGGCTGAAGATGAACCGAGCCCTGGACCAGGTTCTGGGCcgcttcttcctgtaccacatACACCTCTGGATCA GCTACATCCACCTGATGTCTCCATTCATTGAGGGGATCCTGTGGTACGGAGGTCTGTCAGTCTGCCTCGGCCTGACCTTTGCCCTCTCGCTGCTGTCAGACATGGTGGCCCTGCTCACCTTCCACATCTACTGCTTTTACGTCTACGGAGCCAG GCTGTACTGTCTGAAGATCTATGGGCTCTCGTCGCTCTGGAGGCTCTTCAGAGGGAAGAAGTGGAACGTCCTGCGGCAGAGAGTGGACTCCTGCTCCTACGACGTGGACCAG CTCTTCATCGGGACGCTGCTCTTCACCATCCTGCTGTTCCTGCTGCCCACCACCGCCCTCTACTACCTGGTCTTCACTCTG CTCCGGCTCGTGGTGGTGCTGTTCCAGGGCATCCTCCACCTCAGCGTGGACTTCATCAACTCCTTCCCGCTGTTTGCCATGGGCCTCCGCATCTTCAGACCCTACAGACTGGCAG AAGGTGTAAAGTTCCAGGTGCTGTGTGACGAGCCGGGCACCGCCCTTCACCTGCTGATGGAG ATTAACCCTCTGAAGTGCAGCACTGTGGTGCAGACGTACCGCACCCCGACGTACAGCTGCTACCCCAGAGACTCATGGGCCGCTCTGGTCAAGAAGCTGTTTGTCGGGGAGCTGATTTATCCCTGGAGACACAAAAGCACCAAGGCTGACTGA
- the c4h16orf89 gene encoding UPF0764 protein C16orf89 homolog: protein MMRVSVLRLAAALALFAAVCGSRAEVIDDILSSLSRGVSFLERQHEHINLDGVVGFVILQAELKEAVRTWPHTDPVSWAQRTTAVALVRRLDQSLEKANAALEQDDPKYYREFEPLLSWSFWLIPQEWYTTDPSLVYPSTMTTECYDEQLSDKCLTLLLGTWKMNGTPCIVTKPCRDTMTRFGCPHYSLSHQLLYFMIGKMKGCTNLLKGDTRASRANMTEQNYQRIFCSNMMKTNQDIKNGLTEQMVDIFIENILICGLSGFSDFHKADWLQHILRLQDEEVGCFGRDKSIISQIIGDELLEQLQPHRRVKRREKILPDGCSSHMTAVAVGALGGYLNYYLTEQDITKRPLS from the exons ATGATGCGGGTTTCGGTGCTCCGGCTGGCCGCAGCGCTGGCTCTGTTTGCCGCAGTGTGCGGCTCTCGGGCGGAGGTGATCGATGACATCCTGAGCAGCCTCTCCCGCGGAGTGTCCTTCCTGGAGCGGCAGCATGAGCACATCAACCTGGACGGAGTGGTGGGGTTCGTCATACTGCAGG CTGAGCTGAAGGAGGCGGTCCGGACGTGGCCTCACACCGACCCGGTCAGCTGGGCTCAGAGAACCACCGCCGTCGCTCTGGTCAGACGTCTCGACCAAAGTCTGGAGAAGGCTAACGCTGCACTGGAACAGGACGACCCAAAATACTACAGAG AGTTCGAGCCCCTGTTGTCGTGGAGTTTCTGGCTGATTCCTCAGGAATGGTACACCACAGATCCCAGCCTGGTTTATCCCTCCACCATGACAACTGAGTGTTACGACGAGCAGCTCAGTGACAAATGTCTGACCCTGCTGCTGGGAACCTG GAAGATGAATGGGACGCCATGCATCGTCACCAAGCCCTGCCGGGACACCATGACTCGTTTTGGGTGTCCACACTACTCTCTGTCCcaccagcttctctacttcaTGATCGGAAAAATG AAAGGCTGCACTAATCTGCTGAAAGGTGACACACGAGCATCCAGAGCAAACATGACTGAACAGAACTACCAGAGGATCTTCTGCTCCAACATGATGAAGACCAACCAGGACATCAAAAACGGTCTGACCGAACAGATGGTCGACATCTTCATCGAAAACA TCCTGATTTGTGGACTGTCTGGATTCTCTGACTTCCACAAAGCCGACTGGCTGCAGCACATTCTGAGGCTGCAGGACGAGGAGGTGGGCTGCTTTGGGAGAGACA AGAGCATCATCTCACAGATCATTGGAGACGAGCTGCTGGAACAGCTGCAGCCTCACAGGAGAGTCAAGAGGAGGGAGAAGATACTTCCAG